In Carassius gibelio isolate Cgi1373 ecotype wild population from Czech Republic chromosome B2, carGib1.2-hapl.c, whole genome shotgun sequence, a single genomic region encodes these proteins:
- the LOC127951382 gene encoding acetylcholine receptor subunit gamma-like: MDPTTSTKTVWLWMLLSFLFSDVACNLEGSLHRDLMVGYNKNIRPMENHGDIIDVKIKMTLTNLISLNEKEETLTTCVWIEMKWHDYRLRWANRTGFEVYENITRMRLPSKAIWLPDIGLENNVDGRFEVALYTNALIDPDGGVVWLPPAIYQSSCAIKVNYFPFDWQNCSMVFRSQTYNANEIKLMLSDEDNITMEWIEIDPEAFTENGEWAIKHRPAKKLVNKRYSPDELEYQEIIFFLIIQRKPLFYIINIIVPCVLFSSLGLLVYFLPAKAGGQKCTMTIAILLGQTVFLFLIAKKVPETSQAVPLIGKYLMFVMSVTTITVMNCVVVLNVSLRTPNTHPMSNTIRKVLLNILPRLLRMTMQRWKPEQEEGDFKMFALGNGTPLRRRRRSSLGLIAKADEYMFRTARSELMFSRLKERKGLLKNTLEKIQNGLGGNTAQDLESSLASASPEVQQCVSSCKHIAESAKHQNDFQSENEEWFLVARVIDRMCFIVMALLFILGTIAIFLMGHFNQAPSQPFPGDPKKYLPEISPGDITG, from the exons ATGGATCCGACCACTTCCACAAAAACCGTCTGGTTATGGATGCTTCTATCATTCTTATTCTCTG ATGTGGCCTGTAATCTAGAAGGATCTCTGCACAGAGATCTAATGGTGGGATACAACAAGAACATACGGCCTATGGAGAACCATGGTGACATCATCGATGTGAAGATCAAGATGACCCTCACAAACCTCATTTCTCTG AATGAGAAGGAAGAGACCCTCACCACTTGCGTTTGGATTGAAATG aaATGGCATGATTATCGACTCCGCTGGGCTAACAGGACAGGGTTTGAGGTCTATGAGAACATCACACGTATGCGTCTTCCCTCTAAAGCTATCTGGCTGCCGGACATCGGCCTGGAGAACAA tgTGGATGGGCGTTTTGAGGTGGCGCTCTACACTAACGCTCTGATAGATCCTGATGGTGGTGTGGTCTGGTTGCCTCCGGCCATCTACCAAAGCTCCTGTGCCATCAAAGTCAACTACTTCCCTTTTGACTGGCAGAACTGCAGCATGGTGTTCAG GTCTCAGACGTACAATGCCAATGAAATTAAACTGATGCTGTCAGACGAAGACAACATCACCATGGAGTGGATAGAGATTGATCCAGAAGCTTTTACTG AGAATGGAGAATGGGCTATTAAGCACCGCCCTGCTAAGAAGCTAGTGAACAAGCGATACAGCCCAGATGAGTTGGAGTACCAGGAGATCATCTTCTTCCTCATCATCCAGAGGAAACCACTGTTCTACATCATCAATATCATCGTGCCCTGTGTCCTCTTCTCATCCCTTGGGTTGCTCGTCTACTTCCTGCCGGCCAAAG CTGGAGGACAGAAATGTACTATGACTATTGCGATCCTGCTCGGTCAGACTGTCTTCCTGTTCCTTATTGCCAAGAAAGTGCCAGAAACTTCCCAAGCTGTTCCTCTCATCGGAAA GTATCTGATGTTTGTGATGTCGGTGACCACAATAACTGTGATGAACTGTGTGGTGGTGTTGAATGTTTCTTTGCGAACTCCAAACACACATCCTATGAGCAACACCATCAGGAAG GTCTTGTTGAACATCCTTCCTCGTCTGCTGAGGATGACGATGCAGCGCTGGAAACCTGAGCAGGAGGAAggggattttaaaatgtttgcccTGGGCAACGGCACTCCTCTTCGCCGCAGGAGACGAAGCTCTTTGGGATTAATAGCAAAAGCTGATGAATACATGTTCAGAACAGCACGCTCAGAGCTGATGTTCAGTCGACTGAAGGAAAGAAAAGGGCTGCTGAAGAACACTTTAGAGAAAATAC AAAATGGTTTGGGAGGGAACACAGCACAGGATCTGGAATCCAGTTTGGCTTCAGCTTCACCAGAAGTGCAGCAGTGTGTGTCATCCTGTAAACACATTGCGGAAAGTGCCAAGCACCAAAATGACTTTCAAAGT GAAAATGAAGAATGGTTTCTGGTTGCCAGGGTGATTGACAGGATGTGCTTCATCGTCATGGCGCTGCTGTTTATACTGGGCACCATCGCAATCTTCCTGATGGGACATTTTAACCAGGCACCATCTCAGCCTTTCCCCGGAGACCCCAAAAAATACCTGCCTGAAATCTCACCTGGAGACATCACAGGCTGA
- the LOC127951671 gene encoding monocyte chemotactic protein 1B-like gives MMSRLVLTSSVLLLLLCVWVSLSQSSPVRCCTKYSSQPFPVLRLKDFTRQDATMTCNLEAVIFTTVKNRQVCANPDDLWVQNAMLHIQEKKGRSSNRAKTT, from the exons ATGATGAGCAGACTCGTCCTGACGTCAtctgtgctgctgctgttgctgtgtGTCTGGGTCAGCTTGAGTCAAAGCA GTCCGGTGAGGTGCTGTACCAAGTATTCATCACAGCCTTTTCCTGTCCTCCGACTGAAAGACTTCACCCGGCAGGACGCCACCATGACCTGCAATTTAGAGGCTGTCAT TTTTACTACGGTGAAGAACAGACAGGTCTGTGCCAACCCTGATGATCTATGGGTTCAGAACGCCATGTTGCATATCCA ggaaaaaaaaggaagatcATCAAATCGTGCTAAAACTACCTAa